One Glycine max cultivar Williams 82 chromosome 8, Glycine_max_v4.0, whole genome shotgun sequence genomic window, tatGAAAACAAACCCTTCAAAATTTCCCTTATTACCATTATCTTGCCATTATATATTGGATcttgttgaacatttttgtcCACAAGGTACTACCATATTACTACTACATCACTCACTAGCCACTACTACCCTCTCTCAAAAACTCCAAAAATCATAATGCCATATCATCGATATTTATCTCCTTAGCCATCAGCATCCCAAGTGTCCAACCTTAAAATCTTCTATCTCTCTCACTAACTCATACTCTGTTTGCTCTGTTTCAGTGTTTCTCTCCCCTGCTATCTCTAAATTGAACGTGTTTTCTGCTACTTTTGCGCGTGTGCATTCCTCTTCCCTTCAAAGCTAGCACTTTACCCACCACCACAACAACCCCTTTTGCTCCCACGTGCACAGAGTCAAACCCAAagctctttttttctctccaaacccacaacaacaaaaacagagCTTCTCTGTTTTCTCCATTcccaaaacacaaaataaaataaaaaaggaatctTTTTCACGCATAATTCTGCTGAATTTCGGAACAGAAAATGGGTGCTGGTGAGTACTACAAGATCCTCAAGGTGAACCGCAATGCCACAGATGAAGAACTCAAGAGGGCATATAAGAGATTGGCCATGAAGTGGCACCCAGATAAGAACCATCAACACCACCATGTTACGAAGGAAGAAGCTGAGGCAAAGTTCAAGCAGGTTTCGGAGGCTTATGATGTTCTCAGCGACCCAAAGAAGCGTCAGATCTATGATTTCTATGGCCACTATCCCCTCAACTCCATGAAGGTGAATGAGGAGAATAGTGATGGGGATGTTAATAGGGTCCCCAAGGGGAAGGGGGAGAAAAATGTGGGGGTGGTTGAGAGCAAATTGGTGTGCACCCTTGAGGAGCTTTACAAAGGGTGCAAGAAGAAGTTGAAGATCTCAAGGACTGTTCCTCATGAATTCGGGTAATCTGTGTTTTTTATCTCGCTGGTGTTCTTGTCTTAATCCTTTTGCATTAGTGGTGGAATTTgatgtgtgtttttggctggtGAATGTGTTTGCTTGTAGAATGTAGATTTGTTTCCATGCTGCTTTAGACATATGTTTGTTTTGCAGTGCATAGATTAGTTTTAGTTTCTGAAAGttatcttttctttaaaaaGGTGTGGTTATAGGCTCCATGTGTTATGGATGTTGGTTGAATTTTAATAATTCTGATGCATGGGCTATATGTGTGCTATTGATGTTGATTGAAATTCTAATAATTCTgaaactatcaaaacaaaactcGCTGATATTAATTGGGATTACACTACACTTGAATGCTTGAATTGTTGCTTAATCTTTTAACTCATGAATCATTTCCTAGTAGAGAAAAATCAACGGTTCCATTTCCAAGAAATTTGACTGTATTATTGTGTAAATTAATGgataatttacattttactcGATAGTGTGTCTTAGAGTCCTCCTTATTTCATTTATTagcatattttttcttatttggctATCCACTTCTGGTTTGGCTGTTTCCCTTTTGGCTTTCACTGACTAGGCCTTGATCACACACACACCTGTGCAGGCACGCTTACATGCATACATGTGTACCCACATGTGGAGAAAGAGGAGATcctttgttattatatttttttattcttttgggaTTTGCGTTGGTCTTCTTAATGGTTGTTTTAGTTGtataaaaacaaagtaaaacTATTCATTAGTAAGTTGCAGGATAAAATATGTTGGTTTTTAGAGATTCCAATTTCAGGTTTGTTTTCTGGTGGACTTGGCCAAGTGAATAAAAATTGTGTCAAATGTGTCCTATTTTCTATTCCCCTTTACCATTTCAAGTTGCTTAGAGATATGTGCTTTTATGTATTGTTTTGATTGGTCAATGTTAGTTGTTACTTTTTGTTTCCGAGAAGAATTTGAACCCATGACTTTTTCCTCTCCCCTTCAGTCTTCAACCACGAAGCCAACCTTATAACTCCAAAGATATATGTGTTTTTGGCTTCACAAATATCCTCTTTTTGGTATTTGCAGGAAAATGAAGACTGTGGAAGAGGTCTTGAAAATTGACATCAAACCTGGTTGGAAAAGAGGcacaaaaataacatttccTGGAAAAGGCAACCAAGAAGCAGAAAGTAAAACTCCGGATGACCTAATCTTTGTGGTGGATGAAAAACCACATGCTTTTTTCAAAAGGGATGGAAATGATTTGGTTGTCACACAGAAAATCTTACTTGTGGAGGCTCTAGTGGGAAAGACACTCAACTTAACCACCTTGGATGGAAGAGAGCTCACAATTCAAGTCACAGAAGTAGTGAAACCAAAATATGTGCTGGTGGTCCCAAATGAAGGAATGCCAATTTCAAAGGAACCTGGCAAGAAAGGAAACTTGAGAATCAAGTTTGATGTTTTGTTCCCATCAAGGCTTACCTCACAACAGAAGTATGAGCTGAAAAGGATTTTGAGCAACAGTACTGCTGATGACTAATTCTGTCTTGTGTATGTCTTATTGGcttctttgttttttctattaacACCCTTGAGTTAAGAGAGGTCAGTTTACAATgtgtaaatatttaaatacacCTTTTAGTCTTAGACATGAAAAATGTGCATAACACAAATAAACCAAGCATGTTACTACTATGTCTGCAGTGTTGTGGTGTAGTTTTGGAATAAGGCGATTTCATCTGCAAAAATGGTCTTGGATTGTGTTTAATCAGTATTATAATACA contains:
- the LOC100786068 gene encoding dnaJ homolog subfamily B member 5, yielding MGAGEYYKILKVNRNATDEELKRAYKRLAMKWHPDKNHQHHHVTKEEAEAKFKQVSEAYDVLSDPKKRQIYDFYGHYPLNSMKVNEENSDGDVNRVPKGKGEKNVGVVESKLVCTLEELYKGCKKKLKISRTVPHEFGKMKTVEEVLKIDIKPGWKRGTKITFPGKGNQEAESKTPDDLIFVVDEKPHAFFKRDGNDLVVTQKILLVEALVGKTLNLTTLDGRELTIQVTEVVKPKYVLVVPNEGMPISKEPGKKGNLRIKFDVLFPSRLTSQQKYELKRILSNSTADD